The following are encoded together in the Thiobacillus sp. SCUT-2 genome:
- a CDS encoding ferritin-like domain-containing protein — MTATATGRKSSRRKDAVDPSDFLTDVKTLRERARRHIAEGAVTTDYRLDPVVAVRLLNDALATELICTLRYRQHAFVAKGINSEPIAQEFLAHSNEELAHADQIARRIVQLGGSPDMQPGDLTDKSHAEYVTCDTLKEMIRENLVAERIAIESYRELVSFFGDRDPTTRVMLEGILAMEEQHADELSDLLD, encoded by the coding sequence ATGACTGCTACCGCCACAGGACGAAAATCCAGCCGCCGCAAGGACGCCGTCGACCCATCCGACTTCCTGACCGACGTGAAGACACTGCGCGAACGTGCACGCAGGCACATCGCAGAGGGGGCCGTGACGACCGACTACCGGCTGGATCCGGTCGTCGCGGTCAGGCTCCTGAACGACGCACTTGCGACCGAGCTGATTTGCACGCTACGCTACCGTCAGCACGCGTTCGTCGCCAAGGGCATCAATTCGGAGCCCATCGCCCAGGAATTCCTGGCGCACTCCAACGAGGAGCTGGCGCATGCGGATCAGATTGCCAGGCGCATCGTCCAGCTCGGCGGCTCGCCCGACATGCAGCCCGGGGACCTGACCGACAAGAGCCACGCCGAATATGTGACCTGCGACACGCTGAAGGAGATGATCCGCGAGAACCTGGTGGCCGAGCGGATCGCCATCGAAAGCTATCGCGAACTGGTGAGCTTCTTCGGTGACCGCGACCCAACGACCCGCGTCATGCTGGAGGGCATCCTGGCGATGGAAGAGCAGCACGCGGACGAATTGTCGGATCTTCTGGATTGA